One region of Skermanella mucosa genomic DNA includes:
- a CDS encoding PepSY domain-containing protein produces MKKPVLLGTATLALALALLAGPASAGPNCTKEPRDKWLSEADMKQRIAEMGYRDIRTFKTTSGNCYEIYGYDKDGRKAEVYFDPIDARIVKAEVDD; encoded by the coding sequence ATGAAGAAGCCCGTCCTGCTCGGCACCGCCACGCTCGCCCTCGCCCTCGCCCTGCTGGCCGGTCCGGCGTCGGCCGGTCCGAACTGCACCAAGGAACCCCGGGACAAGTGGCTTTCCGAAGCGGACATGAAGCAGAGGATCGCCGAGATGGGGTACCGGGACATCCGGACCTTCAAGACCACCAGCGGCAATTGCTACGAGATCTACGGCTACGACAAGGACGGCCGCAAGGCGGAGGTCTATTTCGATCCGATCGATGCCAGGATCGTCAAGGCGGAGGTCGACGACTGA
- a CDS encoding cytochrome b/b6 domain-containing protein, translating to MTGTDIGGGVAGGAEGGTRYGTVMVWDPVVRLFHWGVVAGCAANLFIVEDGGLAHEVIGYAVAAVLAVRIAWGFVGTRHARFADFVPTPARVARYALLLLRGREPRQLGHNPAAAVMIITLMLLLASVSVTGWMATLDAFWGLEWVEKLHEGTADAILWLALLHAAAAIYESVRHRENLVWAMVTGRKRAWEPE from the coding sequence ATGACGGGAACGGACATCGGCGGAGGCGTGGCCGGGGGAGCGGAGGGCGGCACCCGATACGGGACCGTCATGGTGTGGGACCCGGTCGTCCGCCTCTTCCACTGGGGGGTCGTGGCGGGGTGCGCCGCCAACCTCTTCATCGTCGAGGACGGCGGGCTGGCCCACGAGGTCATCGGCTATGCGGTCGCGGCGGTCCTGGCCGTCCGGATCGCGTGGGGCTTCGTCGGGACGCGCCATGCCCGCTTCGCCGACTTCGTGCCGACGCCGGCCCGGGTGGCCCGGTACGCCCTGCTCCTGCTGCGGGGGCGCGAACCCCGGCAGCTCGGCCACAATCCGGCCGCCGCGGTCATGATCATCACGCTGATGCTCCTGCTCGCCTCGGTCAGCGTCACCGGCTGGATGGCGACGCTCGACGCCTTCTGGGGACTCGAGTGGGTCGAGAAGCTTCACGAAGGCACGGCGGACGCGATACTCTGGCTGGCCCTGCTCCATGCCGCCGCGGCGATCTATGAGAGCGTGCGGCATCGCGAGAACCTGGTCTGGGCGATGGTCACCGGCCGGAAACGGGCCTGGGAACCGGAATGA